One genomic segment of Phyllopteryx taeniolatus isolate TA_2022b chromosome 12, UOR_Ptae_1.2, whole genome shotgun sequence includes these proteins:
- the mcf2lb gene encoding guanine nucleotide exchange factor DBS isoform X10, with product MVRKAKRNASKWENAIPMVTLKRHEIMQLDSSPLRAADITPELRRQFAFLSGGRGDNGSPVIVFPEFPSFGEITDREFHNVLTYLTSVPSLPSTDVGFILVIDRRQDRWAAVKGTLLRIAGAFPGNLQLVLVLRPTTLLQRTLSDILFKFNKDEFKMKVPVIMLSSVSELHSYIDHTQLSRELGGTQAYCHEKWITQRIAIEGFALMVKKMAQALQSFGAELAETELPGETQATGLLLSAHGSKKDKMKDDLLVALKQGSRLLESINEPLMHNPDHSMNQDELENLATVQRLLSQLDETERAFDEFWGKHRVKLEQCLQLRHFEDDYKEVRLLLDQLSEKLATFSEVGISPAHADHILNDLNAYEERVCEVLDRALALAHEGDDLIQKAHYAQDSIVSKTSELRTLCQELSNNLRAKKELLLKARELHRCLERASKWCDDGIFLLASQPVDKCQSHEGAESALQELEGFLADAGQDRLSDLSSTFSNYEAVLDQQLRDQVERVLQKQASMQEMFDKRRVSLNKLAAKQTRPVQPVAPRPEAFIKSPLSSPAHKGKLDRSHSEGNNASYDKGDQRQIGEGKRRHGSLSEEEENLAVLRRHVMNELLETERAYVEELLCVLQGYASEMDNAAMAHLIPAHLQNKKEVLFGNMPEIYHFHKRTFLRELELYADCPELVGRCFLQRMTDLQIYEKYCHNKPRSESLWRQCSDCVFFQECQKKLEHKLGLDSYLLKPVQRITKYQLLLKEMLKYSKGCEGTEDLQEALTSILGILKAVNDSMHLIAITGYEGNLSELGKLLMQGSFSVWTEHKKGHAKVKDLARFKPMQRHIFLHERALLFCKRREESGEGYEKAPSYSFKQSLSMNAVGITENAKGDNKKFEIWCNSREEVYIVQAPTADVKTTWVKEIRKVLTTQLEACREASQQRAPDQVVQCPPAAGGPENQSSSPFKVGQRSLKKGDERKAEHCSLDANSSPLPKSAGKERATSPTSDRSAAAKKRFTLQGFSNLKAQKEPPSADDKSFTLPITILLCPGSATSPDHRTKRQSDPTPLGFQGWNKASLSMDASEEHEGYSSGEDPLNSDPEDDNARKLCAGKYTATGDYEKASAQEVAVKMGDTVQLVKEGEDGQWLVRNLNTCAEGWMPTAHLVTLVSKSKSCQSLTSSEGSGSGHLSTSSSCSETCTPFTDVKS from the exons ATGGTGAGGAAAGCCAAGAGGAATGCTTCGAAATGGGAAAATGCGATTCCAATGGTTACCCTTAAGCGAC ATGAGATCATGCAATTGGACAGCAGCCCTCTCCGTGCTGCTGACATCACTCCTGAACTCAGGAGGCAGTTCGCTTTTCTTTCAG gaggaagaggagacaaCGGCAGCCCCGTCATTGTGTTCCCAGAGTTCCCGTCCTTCGGCGAGATCACGGACAGAGAGTTTCACAATGTCCTCACCTACCTGACAAGTGTACCCAG TTTGCCATCAACAGACGTGGGCTTCATCCTCGTCATCGATCGCCGGCAGGACCGATGGGCGGCCGTCAAAGGGACCCTGCTTCGGATCGCG GGCGCGTTCCCTGGAAACCTTCAACTGGTTCTGGTCCTGAGGCCCACCACTCTCCTCCAGCGCACACTCTCTGACATCCTATTTAAGTTCAACAAGGATGAGTTCAAAATGAAAGTGCCT GTGATCATGCTGAGCTCGGTGAGTGAGCTTCACTCGTACATCGACCACACACAGCTGAGCCGGGAACTCGGTGGAACGCAGGCATACTGTCATGAGAAGTGGATCACTCAACGCATC GCTATCGAGGGCTTTGCCTTGATGGTGAAGAAGATGGCCCAGGCCCTGCAGTCGTTTGGCGCTGAGCTGGCTGAAACAGAACTCCCCGGTGAGACGCAGGCCACCGGCCTCCTCCTCAGTGCACACGGCAGCAAGAAAGACAAGATGAAG GATGATCTGCTGGTGGCTCTGAAGCAAGGTAGCAGGTTGTTGGAGAGCATCAATGAACCTTTGATGCACAACCCTGACCACAGCATGAACCAGGACGAACTGGAGAACCTGGCAACAGTGCAGAG ACTGCTGTCTCAGTTGGACGAGACGGAAAGGGCTTTTGACGAGTTCTGGGGGAAGCACCGTGTCAAACTGGAGCAGTGTCTCCAGCTGCGCCACTTCGAGGACGACTATAAGGAG GTCAGGCTTCTGCTGGATCAGCTGTCTGAGAAACTGGCCACCTTTTCCGAGGTGGGGATCAGTCCCGCTCATGCCGACCATATCCTCAATGATCTCAACGCCTATGAGGAGAGAGTCTGT GAGGTACTGGACAGAGCTTTGGCTTTGGCCCATGAAGGTGATGACCTCATCCAAAAGGCTCACTACGCTCAGGATTCCATTGTGTCGAAAACCAGTGAGCTACGGACACTCTGCCAGGAATTGAGCAACAACCTGAGGGCAAAAAAAGAGCTGCTCCTCAAAGCCCGAGAACTGCATCGCTGCTTGGAGAGG GCTTCAAAGTGGTGCGATGATGGCATTTTCCTGCTGGCCTCCCAGCCCGTGGACAAGTGTCAATCACATGAGGGGGCGGAGTCAGCCCTGCAGGAGTTGGAGGGGTTCCTGGCGGACGCAGGCCAGGACCGACTGTCGGACTTGAGTAGCACCTTTTCAAATTATGAGGCAGTGCTTGACCAGCAGCTCAGG GACCAAGTGGAAAGGGTGTTGCAAAAGCAAGCATCCATGCAGGAGATGTTTGACAAGCGGAGGGTCAGTCTGAACAAGCTGGCAGCCAAGCAGACCAGGCCAGTGCAGCCGGTCGCTCCCAGACCTGAAGCCTTCATCAAATCTCCTCTCAGCTCACCTG CGCACAAAGGTAAACTGGATAGAAGCCACTCCGAGGGAAACAATGCAAGCTACGACAAA GGAGACCAGCGGCAGATTGGAGAGGGTAAACGCAGACACGGTTCTCTGTCGGAAGAAGAGGAGAACTTGGCTGTGCTCAGGAG GCACGTCATGAACGAGCTGCTGGAAACGGAGAGGGCTTATGTGGAGGAACTGCTGTGTGTCCTCCAG GGGTATGCCTCCGAGATGGATAACGCTGCAATGGCGCACCTCATCCCTGCCCATTTGCAGAACAAAAAGGAGGTTTTGTTTGGCAACATGCCAGAAATCTACCACTTCCACAAGAG GACATTTCTGAGGGAGTTGGAGCTATATGCAGACTGTCCAGAACTAGTTGGGAGATGTTTCCTGCAAAGG ATGACAGACCTGCAGATCTACGAGAAGTACTGTCACAACAAGCCTCGCTCTGAAAGCCTCTGGAGGCAGTGCTCCGACTGCGTCTTCTTCCAG GAGTGTCAGAAAAAGCTGGAGCACAAACTTGGCTTGGATTCCTATTTGCTGAAGCCTGTGCAGAGAATCACCAAATACCAGCTTCTGTTGAAG GAAATGCTTAAGTACAGTAAAGGCTGCGAAGGTACAGAGGACCTGCAAGAGGCTCTAACCTCCATCCTGGGCATCCTCAAAGCCGTCAATGACTCCATGCACCTCATCGCCATTACAGGATATGAG GGCAACCTGAGCGAGCTGGGCAAGCTGCTAATGCAGGGCTCGTTCAGTGTGTGGACGGAACACAAGAAAGGCCACGCCAAGGTCAAGGACCTGGCCCGCTTCAAGCCCATGCAGAGACACATCTTCCTGCACGAGAGGGCCCTTCTCTTCTGTAAGCGGAGGGAGGAGAGCGGGGAGGGCTACGAGAAGGCTCCCTCCTACAGCTTCAAGCAGTCACTCAGC ATGAACGCTGTGGGCATTACCGAAAATGCTAAGGGAGACAACAAGAAGTTTGAGATCTGGTGTAACTCCAGAGAAGAGGTCTACATTGTGCAG GCACCAACAGCTGACGTGAAAACCACCTGGGTGAAGGAGATAAGGAAGGTTTTGACAACTCAGCTGGAAGCATGCAGAG AAGCAAGTCAGCAGAGGGCGCCAGATCAGGTTGTCCAATGTCCGCCAGCGGCAGGAGGACCAGAGAATCAAAG CAGCAGCCCATTCAAGGTGGGCCAGAGGAGTTTGAAAAAGGGAGACGAGAGGAAAGCAGAGCACTGCAGCCTCGATGCCAATTCGTCTCCTTTGCCAAAGTCAGCGGGCAAAG AGAGAGCCACAAGCCCTACCTCAGACAGAAGCGCCGCAGCTAAAAAACGCTTTACTTTACAGGGCTTCAGTAACCTCAAAGCTCAGAAAG AACCGCCGAGCGCAGATGATAAAAGTTTCACCTTGCCCATCACCATTCTGCTGTGTCCAG GATCCGCGACGAGCCCCGATCACAGGACCAAGCGCCAGAGCGACCCGACGCCGTTGGGCTTTCAAG GCTGGAACAAGGCCTCCCTCTCGATGGACGCGTCGGAGGAACACGAAGGCTACTCCAGCGGTGAGGATCCTCTCAACTCTGACCCAGAGGACGACAATGCCAGGAAGCTG TGCGCTGGTAAATACACGGCGACGGGCGACTACGAGAAGGCTTCCGCTCAAGAGGTGGCGGTGAAAATGGGAGACACGGTGCAGCTGGTGAAGGAGGGCGAGGACGGACAGTG GTTAGTGCGTAACCTGAACACCTGCGCAGAGGGCTGGATGCCCACGGCTCATTTGGTCACCCTCGTCTCCAAGTCCAAGTCGTGCCAGTCGCTCACCAGCTCAG AAGGCAGCGGATCAGGACACCTCAGCACATCATCCAGTTGCAGCGAAACCTGCACGCCTTTTACCGACGTCAAATCTTGA
- the mcf2lb gene encoding guanine nucleotide exchange factor DBS isoform X9 codes for MQVGLILHDPRSEPNGVLPVPALEVCELVLKPSASQMSLHEFLREGSEASYRIMNRLSLLIQNLDISGLGSSFPFSPASRKNSWRHWDDEIMQLDSSPLRAADITPELRRQFAFLSGGRGDNGSPVIVFPEFPSFGEITDREFHNVLTYLTSVPSLPSTDVGFILVIDRRQDRWAAVKGTLLRIAGAFPGNLQLVLVLRPTTLLQRTLSDILFKFNKDEFKMKVPVIMLSSVSELHSYIDHTQLSRELGGTQAYCHEKWITQRIAIEGFALMVKKMAQALQSFGAELAETELPGETQATGLLLSAHGSKKDKMKDDLLVALKQGSRLLESINEPLMHNPDHSMNQDELENLATVQRLLSQLDETERAFDEFWGKHRVKLEQCLQLRHFEDDYKEVRLLLDQLSEKLATFSEVGISPAHADHILNDLNAYEERVCEVLDRALALAHEGDDLIQKAHYAQDSIVSKTSELRTLCQELSNNLRAKKELLLKARELHRCLERASKWCDDGIFLLASQPVDKCQSHEGAESALQELEGFLADAGQDRLSDLSSTFSNYEAVLDQQLRDQVERVLQKQASMQEMFDKRRVSLNKLAAKQTRPVQPVAPRPEAFIKSPLSSPAHKGKLDRSHSEGNNASYDKGDQRQIGEGKRRHGSLSEEEENLAVLRRHVMNELLETERAYVEELLCVLQGYASEMDNAAMAHLIPAHLQNKKEVLFGNMPEIYHFHKRTFLRELELYADCPELVGRCFLQRMTDLQIYEKYCHNKPRSESLWRQCSDCVFFQECQKKLEHKLGLDSYLLKPVQRITKYQLLLKEMLKYSKGCEGTEDLQEALTSILGILKAVNDSMHLIAITGYEGNLSELGKLLMQGSFSVWTEHKKGHAKVKDLARFKPMQRHIFLHERALLFCKRREESGEGYEKAPSYSFKQSLSMNAVGITENAKGDNKKFEIWCNSREEVYIVQAPTADVKTTWVKEIRKVLTTQLEACREASQQRAPDQVVQCPPAAGGPENQSSSPFKVGQRSLKKGDERKAEHCSLDANSSPLPKSAGKERATSPTSDRSAAAKKRFTLQGFSNLKAQKEPPSADDKSFTLPITILLCPGSATSPDHRTKRQSDPTPLGFQGWNKASLSMDASEEHEGYSSGEDPLNSDPEDDNARKLCAGKYTATGDYEKASAQEVAVKMGDTVQLVKEGEDGQWLVRNLNTCAEGWMPTAHLVTLVSKSKSCQSLTSSEGSGSGHLSTSSSCSETCTPFTDVKS; via the exons ATGCAGGTCGGTCTGATCCTGCACGATCCCAGAAGTGAACCGAACGGGGTCCTTCCCGTGCCTGCCCTGGAAGTTTGTGAGTTGGTTTTGAAACCATCAGCAAGCCAAATGTCTCTCCACGAGTTCTTGCGGGAGGGCAGCGAGGCGTCGTACCGGATCATGAACCGGCTCAGTCTTCTGATCCAGAACTTGGACATCTCGGGACTGGGCTCTTCTTTCCCTTTCAGTCCGGCCAGCCGTAAGAATTCCTGGAGACACTGGGATG ATGAGATCATGCAATTGGACAGCAGCCCTCTCCGTGCTGCTGACATCACTCCTGAACTCAGGAGGCAGTTCGCTTTTCTTTCAG gaggaagaggagacaaCGGCAGCCCCGTCATTGTGTTCCCAGAGTTCCCGTCCTTCGGCGAGATCACGGACAGAGAGTTTCACAATGTCCTCACCTACCTGACAAGTGTACCCAG TTTGCCATCAACAGACGTGGGCTTCATCCTCGTCATCGATCGCCGGCAGGACCGATGGGCGGCCGTCAAAGGGACCCTGCTTCGGATCGCG GGCGCGTTCCCTGGAAACCTTCAACTGGTTCTGGTCCTGAGGCCCACCACTCTCCTCCAGCGCACACTCTCTGACATCCTATTTAAGTTCAACAAGGATGAGTTCAAAATGAAAGTGCCT GTGATCATGCTGAGCTCGGTGAGTGAGCTTCACTCGTACATCGACCACACACAGCTGAGCCGGGAACTCGGTGGAACGCAGGCATACTGTCATGAGAAGTGGATCACTCAACGCATC GCTATCGAGGGCTTTGCCTTGATGGTGAAGAAGATGGCCCAGGCCCTGCAGTCGTTTGGCGCTGAGCTGGCTGAAACAGAACTCCCCGGTGAGACGCAGGCCACCGGCCTCCTCCTCAGTGCACACGGCAGCAAGAAAGACAAGATGAAG GATGATCTGCTGGTGGCTCTGAAGCAAGGTAGCAGGTTGTTGGAGAGCATCAATGAACCTTTGATGCACAACCCTGACCACAGCATGAACCAGGACGAACTGGAGAACCTGGCAACAGTGCAGAG ACTGCTGTCTCAGTTGGACGAGACGGAAAGGGCTTTTGACGAGTTCTGGGGGAAGCACCGTGTCAAACTGGAGCAGTGTCTCCAGCTGCGCCACTTCGAGGACGACTATAAGGAG GTCAGGCTTCTGCTGGATCAGCTGTCTGAGAAACTGGCCACCTTTTCCGAGGTGGGGATCAGTCCCGCTCATGCCGACCATATCCTCAATGATCTCAACGCCTATGAGGAGAGAGTCTGT GAGGTACTGGACAGAGCTTTGGCTTTGGCCCATGAAGGTGATGACCTCATCCAAAAGGCTCACTACGCTCAGGATTCCATTGTGTCGAAAACCAGTGAGCTACGGACACTCTGCCAGGAATTGAGCAACAACCTGAGGGCAAAAAAAGAGCTGCTCCTCAAAGCCCGAGAACTGCATCGCTGCTTGGAGAGG GCTTCAAAGTGGTGCGATGATGGCATTTTCCTGCTGGCCTCCCAGCCCGTGGACAAGTGTCAATCACATGAGGGGGCGGAGTCAGCCCTGCAGGAGTTGGAGGGGTTCCTGGCGGACGCAGGCCAGGACCGACTGTCGGACTTGAGTAGCACCTTTTCAAATTATGAGGCAGTGCTTGACCAGCAGCTCAGG GACCAAGTGGAAAGGGTGTTGCAAAAGCAAGCATCCATGCAGGAGATGTTTGACAAGCGGAGGGTCAGTCTGAACAAGCTGGCAGCCAAGCAGACCAGGCCAGTGCAGCCGGTCGCTCCCAGACCTGAAGCCTTCATCAAATCTCCTCTCAGCTCACCTG CGCACAAAGGTAAACTGGATAGAAGCCACTCCGAGGGAAACAATGCAAGCTACGACAAA GGAGACCAGCGGCAGATTGGAGAGGGTAAACGCAGACACGGTTCTCTGTCGGAAGAAGAGGAGAACTTGGCTGTGCTCAGGAG GCACGTCATGAACGAGCTGCTGGAAACGGAGAGGGCTTATGTGGAGGAACTGCTGTGTGTCCTCCAG GGGTATGCCTCCGAGATGGATAACGCTGCAATGGCGCACCTCATCCCTGCCCATTTGCAGAACAAAAAGGAGGTTTTGTTTGGCAACATGCCAGAAATCTACCACTTCCACAAGAG GACATTTCTGAGGGAGTTGGAGCTATATGCAGACTGTCCAGAACTAGTTGGGAGATGTTTCCTGCAAAGG ATGACAGACCTGCAGATCTACGAGAAGTACTGTCACAACAAGCCTCGCTCTGAAAGCCTCTGGAGGCAGTGCTCCGACTGCGTCTTCTTCCAG GAGTGTCAGAAAAAGCTGGAGCACAAACTTGGCTTGGATTCCTATTTGCTGAAGCCTGTGCAGAGAATCACCAAATACCAGCTTCTGTTGAAG GAAATGCTTAAGTACAGTAAAGGCTGCGAAGGTACAGAGGACCTGCAAGAGGCTCTAACCTCCATCCTGGGCATCCTCAAAGCCGTCAATGACTCCATGCACCTCATCGCCATTACAGGATATGAG GGCAACCTGAGCGAGCTGGGCAAGCTGCTAATGCAGGGCTCGTTCAGTGTGTGGACGGAACACAAGAAAGGCCACGCCAAGGTCAAGGACCTGGCCCGCTTCAAGCCCATGCAGAGACACATCTTCCTGCACGAGAGGGCCCTTCTCTTCTGTAAGCGGAGGGAGGAGAGCGGGGAGGGCTACGAGAAGGCTCCCTCCTACAGCTTCAAGCAGTCACTCAGC ATGAACGCTGTGGGCATTACCGAAAATGCTAAGGGAGACAACAAGAAGTTTGAGATCTGGTGTAACTCCAGAGAAGAGGTCTACATTGTGCAG GCACCAACAGCTGACGTGAAAACCACCTGGGTGAAGGAGATAAGGAAGGTTTTGACAACTCAGCTGGAAGCATGCAGAG AAGCAAGTCAGCAGAGGGCGCCAGATCAGGTTGTCCAATGTCCGCCAGCGGCAGGAGGACCAGAGAATCAAAG CAGCAGCCCATTCAAGGTGGGCCAGAGGAGTTTGAAAAAGGGAGACGAGAGGAAAGCAGAGCACTGCAGCCTCGATGCCAATTCGTCTCCTTTGCCAAAGTCAGCGGGCAAAG AGAGAGCCACAAGCCCTACCTCAGACAGAAGCGCCGCAGCTAAAAAACGCTTTACTTTACAGGGCTTCAGTAACCTCAAAGCTCAGAAAG AACCGCCGAGCGCAGATGATAAAAGTTTCACCTTGCCCATCACCATTCTGCTGTGTCCAG GATCCGCGACGAGCCCCGATCACAGGACCAAGCGCCAGAGCGACCCGACGCCGTTGGGCTTTCAAG GCTGGAACAAGGCCTCCCTCTCGATGGACGCGTCGGAGGAACACGAAGGCTACTCCAGCGGTGAGGATCCTCTCAACTCTGACCCAGAGGACGACAATGCCAGGAAGCTG TGCGCTGGTAAATACACGGCGACGGGCGACTACGAGAAGGCTTCCGCTCAAGAGGTGGCGGTGAAAATGGGAGACACGGTGCAGCTGGTGAAGGAGGGCGAGGACGGACAGTG GTTAGTGCGTAACCTGAACACCTGCGCAGAGGGCTGGATGCCCACGGCTCATTTGGTCACCCTCGTCTCCAAGTCCAAGTCGTGCCAGTCGCTCACCAGCTCAG AAGGCAGCGGATCAGGACACCTCAGCACATCATCCAGTTGCAGCGAAACCTGCACGCCTTTTACCGACGTCAAATCTTGA
- the mcf2lb gene encoding guanine nucleotide exchange factor DBS isoform X12, which translates to MQLDSSPLRAADITPELRRQFAFLSGGRGDNGSPVIVFPEFPSFGEITDREFHNVLTYLTSVPSLPSTDVGFILVIDRRQDRWAAVKGTLLRIAGAFPGNLQLVLVLRPTTLLQRTLSDILFKFNKDEFKMKVPVIMLSSVSELHSYIDHTQLSRELGGTQAYCHEKWITQRIAIEGFALMVKKMAQALQSFGAELAETELPGETQATGLLLSAHGSKKDKMKDDLLVALKQGSRLLESINEPLMHNPDHSMNQDELENLATVQRLLSQLDETERAFDEFWGKHRVKLEQCLQLRHFEDDYKEVRLLLDQLSEKLATFSEVGISPAHADHILNDLNAYEERVCEVLDRALALAHEGDDLIQKAHYAQDSIVSKTSELRTLCQELSNNLRAKKELLLKARELHRCLERASKWCDDGIFLLASQPVDKCQSHEGAESALQELEGFLADAGQDRLSDLSSTFSNYEAVLDQQLRDQVERVLQKQASMQEMFDKRRVSLNKLAAKQTRPVQPVAPRPEAFIKSPLSSPAHKGKLDRSHSEGNNASYDKGDQRQIGEGKRRHGSLSEEEENLAVLRRHVMNELLETERAYVEELLCVLQGYASEMDNAAMAHLIPAHLQNKKEVLFGNMPEIYHFHKRTFLRELELYADCPELVGRCFLQRMTDLQIYEKYCHNKPRSESLWRQCSDCVFFQECQKKLEHKLGLDSYLLKPVQRITKYQLLLKEMLKYSKGCEGTEDLQEALTSILGILKAVNDSMHLIAITGYEGNLSELGKLLMQGSFSVWTEHKKGHAKVKDLARFKPMQRHIFLHERALLFCKRREESGEGYEKAPSYSFKQSLSMNAVGITENAKGDNKKFEIWCNSREEVYIVQAPTADVKTTWVKEIRKVLTTQLEACREASQQRAPDQVVQCPPAAGGPENQSSSPFKVGQRSLKKGDERKAEHCSLDANSSPLPKSAGKERATSPTSDRSAAAKKRFTLQGFSNLKAQKEPPSADDKSFTLPITILLCPGSATSPDHRTKRQSDPTPLGFQGWNKASLSMDASEEHEGYSSGEDPLNSDPEDDNARKLCAGKYTATGDYEKASAQEVAVKMGDTVQLVKEGEDGQWLVRNLNTCAEGWMPTAHLVTLVSKSKSCQSLTSSEGSGSGHLSTSSSCSETCTPFTDVKS; encoded by the exons ATGCAATTGGACAGCAGCCCTCTCCGTGCTGCTGACATCACTCCTGAACTCAGGAGGCAGTTCGCTTTTCTTTCAG gaggaagaggagacaaCGGCAGCCCCGTCATTGTGTTCCCAGAGTTCCCGTCCTTCGGCGAGATCACGGACAGAGAGTTTCACAATGTCCTCACCTACCTGACAAGTGTACCCAG TTTGCCATCAACAGACGTGGGCTTCATCCTCGTCATCGATCGCCGGCAGGACCGATGGGCGGCCGTCAAAGGGACCCTGCTTCGGATCGCG GGCGCGTTCCCTGGAAACCTTCAACTGGTTCTGGTCCTGAGGCCCACCACTCTCCTCCAGCGCACACTCTCTGACATCCTATTTAAGTTCAACAAGGATGAGTTCAAAATGAAAGTGCCT GTGATCATGCTGAGCTCGGTGAGTGAGCTTCACTCGTACATCGACCACACACAGCTGAGCCGGGAACTCGGTGGAACGCAGGCATACTGTCATGAGAAGTGGATCACTCAACGCATC GCTATCGAGGGCTTTGCCTTGATGGTGAAGAAGATGGCCCAGGCCCTGCAGTCGTTTGGCGCTGAGCTGGCTGAAACAGAACTCCCCGGTGAGACGCAGGCCACCGGCCTCCTCCTCAGTGCACACGGCAGCAAGAAAGACAAGATGAAG GATGATCTGCTGGTGGCTCTGAAGCAAGGTAGCAGGTTGTTGGAGAGCATCAATGAACCTTTGATGCACAACCCTGACCACAGCATGAACCAGGACGAACTGGAGAACCTGGCAACAGTGCAGAG ACTGCTGTCTCAGTTGGACGAGACGGAAAGGGCTTTTGACGAGTTCTGGGGGAAGCACCGTGTCAAACTGGAGCAGTGTCTCCAGCTGCGCCACTTCGAGGACGACTATAAGGAG GTCAGGCTTCTGCTGGATCAGCTGTCTGAGAAACTGGCCACCTTTTCCGAGGTGGGGATCAGTCCCGCTCATGCCGACCATATCCTCAATGATCTCAACGCCTATGAGGAGAGAGTCTGT GAGGTACTGGACAGAGCTTTGGCTTTGGCCCATGAAGGTGATGACCTCATCCAAAAGGCTCACTACGCTCAGGATTCCATTGTGTCGAAAACCAGTGAGCTACGGACACTCTGCCAGGAATTGAGCAACAACCTGAGGGCAAAAAAAGAGCTGCTCCTCAAAGCCCGAGAACTGCATCGCTGCTTGGAGAGG GCTTCAAAGTGGTGCGATGATGGCATTTTCCTGCTGGCCTCCCAGCCCGTGGACAAGTGTCAATCACATGAGGGGGCGGAGTCAGCCCTGCAGGAGTTGGAGGGGTTCCTGGCGGACGCAGGCCAGGACCGACTGTCGGACTTGAGTAGCACCTTTTCAAATTATGAGGCAGTGCTTGACCAGCAGCTCAGG GACCAAGTGGAAAGGGTGTTGCAAAAGCAAGCATCCATGCAGGAGATGTTTGACAAGCGGAGGGTCAGTCTGAACAAGCTGGCAGCCAAGCAGACCAGGCCAGTGCAGCCGGTCGCTCCCAGACCTGAAGCCTTCATCAAATCTCCTCTCAGCTCACCTG CGCACAAAGGTAAACTGGATAGAAGCCACTCCGAGGGAAACAATGCAAGCTACGACAAA GGAGACCAGCGGCAGATTGGAGAGGGTAAACGCAGACACGGTTCTCTGTCGGAAGAAGAGGAGAACTTGGCTGTGCTCAGGAG GCACGTCATGAACGAGCTGCTGGAAACGGAGAGGGCTTATGTGGAGGAACTGCTGTGTGTCCTCCAG GGGTATGCCTCCGAGATGGATAACGCTGCAATGGCGCACCTCATCCCTGCCCATTTGCAGAACAAAAAGGAGGTTTTGTTTGGCAACATGCCAGAAATCTACCACTTCCACAAGAG GACATTTCTGAGGGAGTTGGAGCTATATGCAGACTGTCCAGAACTAGTTGGGAGATGTTTCCTGCAAAGG ATGACAGACCTGCAGATCTACGAGAAGTACTGTCACAACAAGCCTCGCTCTGAAAGCCTCTGGAGGCAGTGCTCCGACTGCGTCTTCTTCCAG GAGTGTCAGAAAAAGCTGGAGCACAAACTTGGCTTGGATTCCTATTTGCTGAAGCCTGTGCAGAGAATCACCAAATACCAGCTTCTGTTGAAG GAAATGCTTAAGTACAGTAAAGGCTGCGAAGGTACAGAGGACCTGCAAGAGGCTCTAACCTCCATCCTGGGCATCCTCAAAGCCGTCAATGACTCCATGCACCTCATCGCCATTACAGGATATGAG GGCAACCTGAGCGAGCTGGGCAAGCTGCTAATGCAGGGCTCGTTCAGTGTGTGGACGGAACACAAGAAAGGCCACGCCAAGGTCAAGGACCTGGCCCGCTTCAAGCCCATGCAGAGACACATCTTCCTGCACGAGAGGGCCCTTCTCTTCTGTAAGCGGAGGGAGGAGAGCGGGGAGGGCTACGAGAAGGCTCCCTCCTACAGCTTCAAGCAGTCACTCAGC ATGAACGCTGTGGGCATTACCGAAAATGCTAAGGGAGACAACAAGAAGTTTGAGATCTGGTGTAACTCCAGAGAAGAGGTCTACATTGTGCAG GCACCAACAGCTGACGTGAAAACCACCTGGGTGAAGGAGATAAGGAAGGTTTTGACAACTCAGCTGGAAGCATGCAGAG AAGCAAGTCAGCAGAGGGCGCCAGATCAGGTTGTCCAATGTCCGCCAGCGGCAGGAGGACCAGAGAATCAAAG CAGCAGCCCATTCAAGGTGGGCCAGAGGAGTTTGAAAAAGGGAGACGAGAGGAAAGCAGAGCACTGCAGCCTCGATGCCAATTCGTCTCCTTTGCCAAAGTCAGCGGGCAAAG AGAGAGCCACAAGCCCTACCTCAGACAGAAGCGCCGCAGCTAAAAAACGCTTTACTTTACAGGGCTTCAGTAACCTCAAAGCTCAGAAAG AACCGCCGAGCGCAGATGATAAAAGTTTCACCTTGCCCATCACCATTCTGCTGTGTCCAG GATCCGCGACGAGCCCCGATCACAGGACCAAGCGCCAGAGCGACCCGACGCCGTTGGGCTTTCAAG GCTGGAACAAGGCCTCCCTCTCGATGGACGCGTCGGAGGAACACGAAGGCTACTCCAGCGGTGAGGATCCTCTCAACTCTGACCCAGAGGACGACAATGCCAGGAAGCTG TGCGCTGGTAAATACACGGCGACGGGCGACTACGAGAAGGCTTCCGCTCAAGAGGTGGCGGTGAAAATGGGAGACACGGTGCAGCTGGTGAAGGAGGGCGAGGACGGACAGTG GTTAGTGCGTAACCTGAACACCTGCGCAGAGGGCTGGATGCCCACGGCTCATTTGGTCACCCTCGTCTCCAAGTCCAAGTCGTGCCAGTCGCTCACCAGCTCAG AAGGCAGCGGATCAGGACACCTCAGCACATCATCCAGTTGCAGCGAAACCTGCACGCCTTTTACCGACGTCAAATCTTGA